DNA sequence from the Entomomonas asaccharolytica genome:
GGGTAATTGCAACAAACCTTAAAGCTTAAGGAGTTATGGACATGGGAATGCAAGAGAAAAGCACCCCATTTAATTTGTTACTCGAAATTGATCAGCTTTATACTGACTCAGGCATTAGCTTGCCTGAGCAAAGAAGGTTGCAGGCTAGTATTTGGACTGGTATTGGGTTTAGATTAGGGCAATATCATTTTGTAATTGCTATTAATTACTTGGAAGAAATTCTTACTGAACCGACATATACCGCAATTCCGATTGTTAAACCATGGTTAAAAGGGGTGGCGAATATGCGTGGTCACCTATTGCCAGTAATGGATTTAAACAAGTTATTTGGTATTCCTTCTGAGGCTTCTCGTAAGCAGCGGCGAGTGATGGCTGTAAAGAATACAGATGGTGGGTATGTTGGGTTTTTAGTTGATGCTGTATATGGTATGCAGTATTTTTCTGCTGACAATCAATTGGCAGGTACAGTTGATATACCAGAATCGTTGACGCCTTTTATTGCAGGTGTGTATAAAGGTGAGCAACAAAAGTGGTTAATTTTTAATACTGAAGCTTTTATGGCAAGTCCACAGTTTTTAACAATAGGACAGTAGTTAATAGTTAAAGGTCAAAGTTTTAACAAATTAGATAATATATTAAAGTCTAAGGGCCTTAAAATCTGGCTTTCAAAGAGGCATAAGTAGTATGAGTAAAGAAAAATCAGCTAGTTCATCAAAGCAAAGTAGTAATTTTCTACTAGTATTGCTAGGTATTTTGCTAACCGTGCTAGTTGTAGCATACGTAGCAAATCTTTTTTATCTTGGTAAGAAGTCTGCAGATGATAGAGCTTTTGTTAAAAAGGCAAATGATTTGCGTGTTTATTCGCAAAGTATAGCGGCTGATTCATTAAAAGCGCTTACAGGTAGTGAAGAGGGCTTTAAGAACTTGACTGTTGCCTCTACTAGTTTTGATGCAGATTGGACAAGCCTAAAAAATAAACTACCAATAGATCAAGCGAATGGTTTGACAAATGCATGGTCAGCATTAAAGCCTAATATTGATACTTTATTAATTAGACAAGAAGCTTTAATAACTACTTATGCATCAGTTGACACTTCATTTAAGTTAGTAGAAAACTTACGTACTATTAGTCAAAACACACTTGATAAGTTAAAAGATCAGCAAAGTGATATCAGACTTACTAATCAAATGCAACAAGCTGCCCTCTTATTAGAGAGTATTCAGCACAATTTAAATAGTGTGTTGACTGATTATGCAACTATTGAAAATACTAGTAGAGATTTAACAGAAAAAGTAAAAGAGTTTAATAATATTGTTGATATGCTTAAACAAAGTGGTGTATTGCCAAGTGAAGCTCAAAATATTTTATTAACTGCAGTTAGCCCACTTAATCAATTAAGATCTAATGTAGATGTGATCCTTGAGAAGTCTCAATATATTGCAGAATTACAAAGTGTTGAGACAAAAATTCTTGATGGCTCAAAAAGATTGTTAACTGAAGCTACTAGAGTAGCTGATAATATTGAAGAATCAACATCTGCTTTTAGTACTAGTGCCTTCTTAGGTTATGTAGCCTTACTACTCATTATCGCTTCAGTTGCTGGTATGTTCTTTGTTATTCAAAGAAATACACGTAGTCGTTTACAAGAAACAGCAAGAGAAAACGCAGTAAACCAAGAAGCAATTTTGCAGTTACTTGATGAAATTGGTGATTTGGCTGATGGTGATTTAACGGTAAGTGCAACAGTTTCTGAAGCATTCACTGGTGCGATTGCTGACTCTATTAACTACTCTATTGAACAGTTACGTGATTTGGTACGAACGATTCACCAAACATCTGGTCAAGTATCTGCTACTGCTGAAAATAGCCAGAGCTTGGCGATGAACCTAGCGGAAGCGGCTGAGCATCAGGCGGGTGAAATTGCAGGTGTATCAACAGCTATTAGTGAAATGGCAGGCTCTATTGATAAGGTATCTGCTACTGCACTTGAGTCAGAAAACGTGGCAAAACGTTCGGTAGAAATTGCACATAATGGTAGTAAGATTGTACATAATACTATTTCTGGTATGGATACGATTCGTGAGCAGATTCAGGATACTGCTAAACGTATTAAACGTTTGGGTGAATCTTCACAAGAAATTGGTGATATTATTGGTCTGATTGATGATATTGCTGAGCAAACGAATATTCTCGCACTTAACGCAGCTATTCAGGCATCGATGGCTGGTGATGCAGGTCGTGGTTTCGCGGTGGTTGCGGATGAGGTACAGCGCCTAGCAGAAAGATCTTCAGCAGCTACCAAACAGATTGAATCATTAGTTAAAGCCATTCAAACAGATACTAATGAAGCCGTTATTTCGATGGAACAAACTACTTCGGAAGTTGTTCGTGGTGCTAAACTTGCAGAGAATGCTGGTGTTGCTCTTGAAGAGATTGAAAACGTATCACAAGCATTGGCAAAATTGATTCAGTCAATTTCTAATGCTGCTAGACAACAGGCTTCAACAGCTGCTCATATTTCAAGAACGATGGATGTAATTCAAGAAATTACAACCCAAACTTCTTCAGGTAGTACAGAAACAGCGGTTTCGATTGGTCGTTTAACTACCATGTCAAGGGACATGCGTAAATCTGTAGATGGTTTCAAACTACCAAATAACTAGTTGATTTTAAAGAATTAATATGCTTATACAGTTTATGTTGAATCAGATAATAAGTGTGCTTTGTGTTGGAGAGTATGCATGGCTATAAATAATGTCACTACAAAGGATAGCCATGATTATGTTGCGCTTAGTTGGGTAAAGAATGAGATAGTAAATAATCTTAATCAAGTTCAACAAGTGCTAGAATCATTAGCTGATGAAACAACAAGTAAAGATAATATAGCGTCAGGATTAGCTAATTGTTATAGCTTGTTGCATCAGGTTAGTGGCGCACTAAATATGGTGGGCTTTCCTGGTGCAGCATTATTTGCAGAAGAAATAAAAACTTTCTGTGAAACACTAATCAATGACAAAGTAGAAAACTTCAGCCATAGTTTGCAAGTGTTTATGCAAGCTGTGTTACAGATGCCTACCTATCTAGAAATTATCCAGACAGAAGGCCATGACATCCCTATAGCTTTATTACCTCTTATCAATGAGATGAGAGAATGCTATAGAGCAACCCCTTTATCAGAAGTTGAATTATTCTCTCCTAAATACTACGGGGCGGCTTCACCTTTAACGGATGAAGAACTAAAAGAGATTAATACAGAAGGATTAGCTAATTTATTACGTAAATTACGCCAATCACTACAATTATCCTTAATTGATTTAATTCATAATCGTAATCTTGAGGTAGCTCTTGATCATTTAATCAAGATTTTTAATTATCTTGGGCGTTTATGTAAAGCTACGCCAATTTCTATGCTATGGCGTATTTCATTAGCTTTTGTAACGGGTATTAATGAAAAAAGTATACCTAATAATCATGAAGCTAAAGATTTGTTAAAACAAATTGATCGACAAATAAAAATGTTGGTTGAGCAAGGTGTTGTTGGAATGAATAACCCTGCTCCAGATGGATTGATAAAAGAATTATTATTTTTATTGGCTCAAGTTGATAGTAATTCTGATGAAATCAATGCAATTAAACAAGAGTTCCATTTAACAAACTTAATTTTAAATGTTAAAGATGTTAATACGCATCAAACAAAATTAGCCAATATTGATAAAGCTGCTTTAGAGTCTGTATCTCAAGCATTGTCAGAAGAGTTCACTTTTGTTAAAGATCGATTAGATTTATTTGCTCGTTCTGAAAATCACAGTGAAGTAGATCTGCAAGGTTTACCTGAAACGCTAAAAGTAATTTCTAATACATTAGAAATGTTGGGTTTAAATACGCAGAAAAATGTTGTTAATAAACAATTTGATGCCATTAATAATGCCATCATCAATAATTATTTAGATAAAGTTCAAGCGATTGATATTGCTGAAGCAATATTAGATGTAGAAACAGTAGTTGCTAATATTACCAAAACTGGTGGCGCAGTAAAAACGGGTGTTACTGGCGATGCACAAGAAGTAGTAATCCGCGAAGCAGCTTATGAACTAACACAAGTAAAAGAAATTTTAACACAATATTTTGCAACAGCAGGAAAAGAAGGACAAATAAAAGATACAACAGAGCTATTAGCTCATACTGCGGGTGCTTTAGCTATTATTTCACAACAACGGGCAGCCGCTGTAGTTATCCGTTGTTTACAGTATATTGAAGAGCATTTAATTAATAGTACGCTTTATCCTGATAATAAAGAAATTGACTCTATTGTTGGTGCGATTGCAAGCATTGACTATTACATGGAGTGTTTAGCTAAAAATCAAATAGTAAGCGCTAAAGATGCGTTGAACTTCGCAGTAAAATATTTATATGAGTTAGATTATTCATTACCTGATGATTATGAATCATTGACGACTAAATATATAGCATCTGCACCAGCTCTAGAGGAAGCTGCGCAGAATGTTTCCGTTGAAGATAATGTTGTTGATATAGAAACTGTAGAACAGCCAGAAGTTATTGCGGAGCAATCTCCAACAATACCAGAACAGCCCATAGTTCAAGAAACTAAAGTTGAAGATGAGATAGATGAAGAGCTTGTTGA
Encoded proteins:
- a CDS encoding chemotaxis protein CheW → MGMQEKSTPFNLLLEIDQLYTDSGISLPEQRRLQASIWTGIGFRLGQYHFVIAINYLEEILTEPTYTAIPIVKPWLKGVANMRGHLLPVMDLNKLFGIPSEASRKQRRVMAVKNTDGGYVGFLVDAVYGMQYFSADNQLAGTVDIPESLTPFIAGVYKGEQQKWLIFNTEAFMASPQFLTIGQ